One Halobacterium wangiae genomic window, CTGGACGTCGACGCCGCCGGGGTCCGCGTCAGGCGTCAGACCTTCGACCAGCCAGTCGAACTCCTGGTCTGTGCCGCGGTTCAGGCGGTCTCGGACGACCGTGTTGATCCACGGGATGTCGATCTTCACGGGACAGGCGTTCACGCAGCGCGAACAGCCAGTACAGAGGTCGTTGAACTCCGCGGCGCGGTCCATGCCGTGGACGCCGGCCTCCCAACCGGTGGCGATGCCGCCGGTGTACGTCTCGCCGCCGAAGGCGTGTCCGCCGACGTGCTGGAAGTTCGCACACGAGTTCGCACACGCGCCACACCGGATACAGTACAGCGTCTCGCGGAGGTCTTCGTCCTCGCGCATCTCCGTCCGGCCGTTGTCGAGGAGGACGAGGTGGAACTCGCGGTTGTCGGTCGCGCCGTCCAGCGGTTCGTCGGGCTTCTCGAAGTCCACGACCGGCGAGTCCACCGGCGGGGAGAGCAAGGACAGGTAGGTGGCGATGTCCTGTCCGCCGGCGGCGCGCGCGATGAGTTCCGCGAACGGGGGGAACTCCGCGACGCTCGGGATTAGCTTCTCGACGCCCGCGACGGCGACGTGCGTGTCCGGCGTCACCGCGCACTTGCGGGCGTTGCCCTCGTTCGTCACGAGCGCGATGGTACCGGAGTCGGCGAACACGAAGTTCGCGCCAGTCATCCCCACGTCCGCGTCACGAATCTGCTCGCCCACGTGGTCGCGCGCGAACTGCGTCAGGTCCGTCGCCGTCTCCAGGGGGACGTCGGGGTCGAACTGCTCGTTGAACAGGGTCGCGATCTCCCCGGTTGACTTGTGGAACGCCGGCCCGACGAGGTGGGATGGGGCCTCGTCGGCGACCTGGATAACGAACTCGCCGAGGTCCGTCTCGCAGACCTCGACGCCGACCGCCTCGAGCGCCTCGTTGACGTCTATCTCCTCGCTGGTCATCGACTTCGACTTCGCGACGGCGTCGGCGCCCCGGTCCTCGACCACGTCGGTGATGTACCGGTTCGCGTCCGCCGCGTCGTCGGCGACGTAGACGGTGCCACCGTTCGCCTCGACGCTCTCCCGGACGGTCTCGACGAGTTCCGGGAGGCGCTCGATGGCGTCCTCCTTGATGCGCCGGGCCTCGCTCCGGAGTTCCTCGATGTCGTCGCGGTGGGAGTTCGCCTCCAGGCGCCCCGCGTTGACGTGTGTGGTGTTCTCGAAGACGGCGTCGCCCTCGGTCGCCAGGAGGTGTCGGATGCGGTCGGCCTTCTGTCGCCGGCTCATCGGTCGGTGAGGACGACGGCGTGGACGGTCTGTGGCCCGTGGACGCCGGTGACGAGTTCCCCCATGTCCGCCGTGGCGCTCGCACCCGTCGCGAGGACAGCGGAGTCCCGGCCCGCCGCGAACTCGTCGCCGAGCCACGAGGCCACCGAGCGCACGTCCTCGTAGAGGTCGCTAGCACGGACGACGCCGACGTGCGTACGCGGGTAGAGACTCACGGGTTCGGTGCCGGCCTCGTCGGCCTGGACGACGAACGTCCCGTACTCGACGATGCCGGCGTGGACGCGCGTGACGCCGGTTTCGGCCTCGTCGAGCAGTCGCGGCGTCGGCGGGAGTTCGACGATCGTGTCGTCGAGTGAGACGCCGTCGATGCCCAGCGGTGTGCCGACGGCGGGAGCGTCGACCACGTCGTCGAGGACCGCCTCGAAGTCGGCGGCCGTCGTGCGCGTGCAGTCGACGTCGGCCGTGGAGAGCGCGGCCGCGAAGCCGTCTACGGTATCCGTTCCCATTGCACACACATTGGACCGAGACCGGGTTTATCTCTACCGGTCAACGGTAGTGATGTTCGTTCACTCCTCGGTCATCACAGTGACCACGGGGACGTCGGCGTTGAGGAGGAAGGACTGGGTCGCGCTGCCGAAGACCGCCTTCCCCACCGGCGTGCGCTTGCGGCCGCCGACGACGAGGAAGGTGGGGGCCCGTTCGTCCGCGATGTCGAGTACCTCCTGGACGGCTTCACCGACGCGCCCGACGTACGTCACTGCCTCGGGGAGGTCGTCGACGGACTGCTCGGTGACGTCACGTGCGACGCCCCGGGCGTCCCGCTGTGCCTGGTCGATGGAGTACGACGTCTCGGCGGCGGACTGGCCGTACTCGGTCCCCGACGGGAAACTGAAGTCGCCCGACGACCCGTCGTCGGCGCGCGTCTCGTACGTCTCCTGTGCCATCACGTGGACGACCACGAGTTCTTCCCCGTACTGGCTCGCCAGGTCGGCGCCGACCTCCGCGACCCTGTCTGGAATCTGCTCGCCGTCGACCGCTGCGACGATGGTCATACCCGCCCTTTCGGGCGAGGCTACAAAAGCGTACGTCACGAGCCCAGACGTCGGGAAACGACGCCGTCCTCGGCGTTAGCGCGCGTGGCGGTTCGTCGGCACGGTGTCCGTCTCGACGCTCTCGAACCCCGGCACCAGCTATTTACTGAACGGCGCGGATACGGGAGGTATGGCCGGGACTATCGACGAACACGAGAACGAACACCTGACACCGTCGCTCGAACACGTCCTCGACCTCGACATCGAAGTGGCCGAACCCATCGTCGTTGGCGAGACGGGGGACGGTGAGCGACGGATCATTCAGATCACCGACGGCACGGTCTCCGGCCGGGTCGACGGCCACGTCCTCCCGGGCGGTGCAGACTACCAGTTGTTCCGGGAAGAGCGACCGACCGAACTGGTGGCGAAGTACGCCTTCGAGACGGACGCGGGCTCCCGAGTGTACGTGGAGAACCGGGGCATCCGCGTCACGGACCCCGCGGACAGCAGGCGACTCCGCGACGGCGAAGCGGTCGACCCCGAGGACGTCTACTTCCGGTCGGTGCCGGAGTTCGAGACGGCCGACCCAGATCTCGAATGGCTCTCGGAGAGCGTCTTCGTCGCGACCGGGGTGCGCCAACCCTACGGCGTGAAACTCGCGGTGTACCGGGTCGGCTGAGCGGCGCAGGGTCCTCGACCCGGGCCTAAGTTTGTATCGTGAAAGAGAGAACTCGTCTTTCAACTAAGAAAAATAACTGTTTTGGACGCTGGGATTGGCCACGTGTCGACGCCATCACCTTCACCCTCGATCTGGAAAGAAACCTGCGTATTCCAGTGGTTTAGGCCTTCGAGTGCTGGATGATAGGAACGAGAGCTCGAGGACGAGGATCAGTCACGAAGCCGGCAGATTAGATCGCCTGAAGAGATAAAAACCTACCTCTGCGCCTTTGTCGGGGCTGTATTTCCGTTCTGGCTGACTCCCCCTCGCGAAGGCCACGACACCCGCCGCTCTGCAGAATTACCAGTTTTCGATGTATACTTTCAGATTTATACTTCCGGGTAGACCGCAGTGATCAGAGACGACTCGAAGTAGCCGTGTCGTGGAACGCACGCCGACAGTGCGCCACCCCACAGAGGGAATCACCTGTGTACGAAATTGCCACCACGTGCTCGGTGTTGGTAACCGTCTACACAGTATTCACTTACAAACCGTCGCAATAAACGGCAAATTTTAACAACGTGTTCGAGTGAAGTGGTTGTATGCGTACGTTTGACAATGACACGAGTCGGCGGTCGTACCTGAAAGCTGCGGCCACGGCTGGGACACTCGGCCTAACGGGGCTCTCAGGCTGTACCGCGTTCGGTGGCGGTGGTGGCGACTCGGGGACGATAACCGTCGCTGCAGCAGTGCCCGAGACTGGTCGGCTGTCGTCCGTCGGCAACGAGATGCTGCGCGGCTACGAACTCGGCGTCGACCTGATCAACGAGAACGGCGGCATCGACGACCGGGAGCTCGAACTCGTCGTGAAGGACGACGAGAGCGACCCGACGCGGCTCCGCCAGGTCCTCCAGGAGACGCTCAGCAACAACGACGTCCAGATGATCTGGGGGAGCTTCTCCAGCCCGCTCGTGATGGCTGGGAGCGCCGTCGCGGAGAACGAGGGACTGCCGTTCCTCGCCGTGGCGACGTGCTACCAGCAACCGCTGATGGACGGCTCGAAGGAGTGGACGTACACGCCGTTCCCGAAGACGCGGGACGTGACGAGGGCGACGACCGGAATGCTGGAGCTGATCCCCGAGGAGGACCGCCCTCAGACCGTCGGCATCTGGGAGGAGAACTCCGGGTGGGGGAGCGAGATGGCCGAAGCCTGGGACACGAAGCTCTCGGAGGCCGGCTACGACGTTGGGATGCGAGAGACGTACAACTCCGGCAACCAGGACTTCTCGACGCTCATCTCGCAGGCCGAGAGCGCCGGCGTCGAGGCGCTCGTCGCGTGCCCCCAGCCACCGGACGGCATCACCGCGATGAACCAGCTCAACAACAGCGGCTACACGCCCGATTTCATCGAGTTCGTACGCGCCTCGGACCCGCAGGCGTGGTGGTCGGCCCTCGGCGAGGCCGGCAACTACGTGACGATGTGTCCGGGGTGGGCGCCGGGCATGACGGGGAACGGCAACGAGGAACTGCTCGAGTCCTACGGCGAGAACTACGACGACGGCACGCCCCGGGTCATGGTCGGCGTCGGCTACAACCTGGTCCAGACGGCCGAACAGGC contains:
- a CDS encoding LUD domain-containing protein — its product is MSRRQKADRIRHLLATEGDAVFENTTHVNAGRLEANSHRDDIEELRSEARRIKEDAIERLPELVETVRESVEANGGTVYVADDAADANRYITDVVEDRGADAVAKSKSMTSEEIDVNEALEAVGVEVCETDLGEFVIQVADEAPSHLVGPAFHKSTGEIATLFNEQFDPDVPLETATDLTQFARDHVGEQIRDADVGMTGANFVFADSGTIALVTNEGNARKCAVTPDTHVAVAGVEKLIPSVAEFPPFAELIARAAGGQDIATYLSLLSPPVDSPVVDFEKPDEPLDGATDNREFHLVLLDNGRTEMREDEDLRETLYCIRCGACANSCANFQHVGGHAFGGETYTGGIATGWEAGVHGMDRAAEFNDLCTGCSRCVNACPVKIDIPWINTVVRDRLNRGTDQEFDWLVEGLTPDADPGGVDVQKRLFGNFGTLARLGSATAPVSNWLADWGPSRAFLDRVAGVDRRRDLPEFQRETLRDWFASREPLDTAGDADREVVLYPDAYTNYVLVDRGKAAVRTLEALGVDVAVASCHESGRAPLSQGMIATARRNARRVADSLDPYLDDGRDVVVVEPSDLAAFRDEYERLLPANRAERLAEHSYEVLEYVYGLLENGADADALAGGGDVAYHSHCQQRTLGLDVYTEAVLERVGYDVVTSDVECCGMAGSFGYKSQYYELAVDVGGTLRDQFEAEETADREVVASGASCQEQLAGLLARGNRHPVELLAPE
- a CDS encoding LUD domain-containing protein, giving the protein MGTDTVDGFAAALSTADVDCTRTTAADFEAVLDDVVDAPAVGTPLGIDGVSLDDTIVELPPTPRLLDEAETGVTRVHAGIVEYGTFVVQADEAGTEPVSLYPRTHVGVVRASDLYEDVRSVASWLGDEFAAGRDSAVLATGASATADMGELVTGVHGPQTVHAVVLTDR
- a CDS encoding universal stress protein, with protein sequence MTIVAAVDGEQIPDRVAEVGADLASQYGEELVVVHVMAQETYETRADDGSSGDFSFPSGTEYGQSAAETSYSIDQAQRDARGVARDVTEQSVDDLPEAVTYVGRVGEAVQEVLDIADERAPTFLVVGGRKRTPVGKAVFGSATQSFLLNADVPVVTVMTEE
- a CDS encoding DUF3237 domain-containing protein, which gives rise to MAGTIDEHENEHLTPSLEHVLDLDIEVAEPIVVGETGDGERRIIQITDGTVSGRVDGHVLPGGADYQLFREERPTELVAKYAFETDAGSRVYVENRGIRVTDPADSRRLRDGEAVDPEDVYFRSVPEFETADPDLEWLSESVFVATGVRQPYGVKLAVYRVG
- a CDS encoding amino acid ABC transporter substrate-binding protein translates to MRTFDNDTSRRSYLKAAATAGTLGLTGLSGCTAFGGGGGDSGTITVAAAVPETGRLSSVGNEMLRGYELGVDLINENGGIDDRELELVVKDDESDPTRLRQVLQETLSNNDVQMIWGSFSSPLVMAGSAVAENEGLPFLAVATCYQQPLMDGSKEWTYTPFPKTRDVTRATTGMLELIPEEDRPQTVGIWEENSGWGSEMAEAWDTKLSEAGYDVGMRETYNSGNQDFSTLISQAESAGVEALVACPQPPDGITAMNQLNNSGYTPDFIEFVRASDPQAWWSALGEAGNYVTMCPGWAPGMTGNGNEELLESYGENYDDGTPRVMVGVGYNLVQTAEQALANSSDVEPEAVRSALDDNEFNTVIGDFGFDEYGMPEEGQLSAASAQWWDGEQQLVYPQTGNAAELKFPIE